GCCGAGTATGCCGACGAGCTCAGACAAATCCGGATCGGGTAATACTGACCGGGTGACTCTTTCCGATGCCGCGCTCGCCGCAGAACTCGCCCACGAAGCTGGACAGCTGCTGTTGCAGGTGCGTGCCGAGCTCGGTTTCGACGACCCCAAGGGGCTCGGCGCTGCCGGCGACAAGCGCGCGAACGCGCTGCTGTTGGAGCGACTGGCGGCAGCGCGCCCCGCGGACGCTGTGCTTTCGGAGGAGGCCGTCGACGACAAGGCCCGCCTCGGGGCGCAGCGCGTGTGGATCATCGATCCGCTGGATGGCACCCGCGAATTCGGGTTGGAGGGCCGCAACGACTGGGCCGTGCATGTGGCCTTGTGGCAGGCCGACGGAGATGGTGGTTCGATCACCGATGCCGCCGTTGCGTTGCCCGGATTGGACACGGTATTTCGCACCGACGAGACCCGGGTGGCCCCTTCGGCGCGCGCTGAGTCGGACCCGATCAGGATCGTGGCCAGTGCCAGCCGGGCGCCCAAGTTCCTCACCGATATGGCCGAGCGACTCAACATCGAACTCATCCCGATGGGTTCGGCGGGCGCCAAGGCGATGGCGGTGGTACGCGGCGAGGCGGACGCCTATCTGCACGGCGGCGGCCAATGGGAATGGGATTCGGCGGCTCCCGCCGGGGTGGTGCTCGCGGCTGGGCTGCACGCATCACGTCTGGACGGCTCTGCGCTGCGATACAACGAGCCGCATCCGTACCTGCCCGACCTCATCATGTGCCGTCCCGATCTGGCGCCGTTGCTGCTGGATGCGGTCGCCGGGCGTGCCTGACCACCCCATAAGGTGTGCGTATGCAGTCGTGGGCGTCGGCGCCGGTTCCTGAACTCGACGGTCGTGGTCCGCAGCTACGGCTGTACGACACCGCCGACCGTCAGGTGCGCCCGGTAACCACCGGGCCGACCGCGACCATGTACGTGTGCGGCATCACCCCGTACGACGCCACTCATCTGGGCCATGCCGCAACGTATCTCACGTTCGACCTGATCTACCGGCAATGGCTCGACGCGGGCCTGGACGTGCACTACGTGCAGAACGTCACCGATATCGATGACCCGCTCTTCGAGCGGGCCGACCGTGACGGTATCGACTGGCGTCAGCTGGGGGACCGGGAAACCGACCTGTTTCGGGGTGATATGACAGCGCTGCGGGTGTTGGCGCCGCGCGAGTACGTGCGTGCCACCGAGTCGATCGCGTGCATCATCGAACTGGTCGAGAAGATGCTCGCCTCCGGCGCCGCGTACGTCGTGGACGATTCCGAGCACCCGGATGTGTACTTCCGGGTGGACGCCACCGAGCAGTTCGGTTACGAGTCGGGTTATGACATCGAGACCATGTCACGGCTCTTCGCCGAACGTGGCGGCGACCCGGACCGTCCGGGTAAGGCCAACGAGCTCGATGCGCTGTTGTGGCGGGCCGCGAGGCCAGGGGAGCCGAGCTGGGAGGCGTCATTCGGGCCGGGCCGGCCGGGCTGGCACGTCGAATGTTCGGCGATCGTGCTGCGCGAGCTCGGGGCCGGTATCGACATTCAGGGCGGCGGCAGCGACCTGATCTTCCCGCATCACGAGTACAGTGCCGCGCACGCCGAAGCCGTTACCGCACAACGCCGTTTTGCGCGGCACTACGTGCACGCCGGGATGATCGGGTGGGACGGACACAAGATGTCCAAGAGCCGCGGAAACCTGGTGAAAGTGTCCGGCCTGACGGCGCAGGGCGTGGATCCCGC
The nucleotide sequence above comes from Mycobacteroides saopaulense. Encoded proteins:
- a CDS encoding 3'(2'),5'-bisphosphate nucleotidase CysQ, translated to MTLSDAALAAELAHEAGQLLLQVRAELGFDDPKGLGAAGDKRANALLLERLAAARPADAVLSEEAVDDKARLGAQRVWIIDPLDGTREFGLEGRNDWAVHVALWQADGDGGSITDAAVALPGLDTVFRTDETRVAPSARAESDPIRIVASASRAPKFLTDMAERLNIELIPMGSAGAKAMAVVRGEADAYLHGGGQWEWDSAAPAGVVLAAGLHASRLDGSALRYNEPHPYLPDLIMCRPDLAPLLLDAVAGRA
- the mshC gene encoding cysteine--1-D-myo-inosityl 2-amino-2-deoxy-alpha-D-glucopyranoside ligase, translating into MQSWASAPVPELDGRGPQLRLYDTADRQVRPVTTGPTATMYVCGITPYDATHLGHAATYLTFDLIYRQWLDAGLDVHYVQNVTDIDDPLFERADRDGIDWRQLGDRETDLFRGDMTALRVLAPREYVRATESIACIIELVEKMLASGAAYVVDDSEHPDVYFRVDATEQFGYESGYDIETMSRLFAERGGDPDRPGKANELDALLWRAARPGEPSWEASFGPGRPGWHVECSAIVLRELGAGIDIQGGGSDLIFPHHEYSAAHAEAVTAQRRFARHYVHAGMIGWDGHKMSKSRGNLVKVSGLTAQGVDPAAIRLGLLAGHYRADRSWSDTVLADAQGRLARWRRAAALPTAPSTRDVVSRVRRYLADDLDTPKALAALDNWVTDALAYGGHDATAGGQVRDAVDALLGVQL